From one Humulus lupulus chromosome 8, drHumLupu1.1, whole genome shotgun sequence genomic stretch:
- the LOC133798590 gene encoding dolichyl-diphosphooligosaccharide--protein glycosyltransferase subunit 1B — MAAELRLGGAALVLALLFSISSHFSLLTVSCSPQDIQILNAERRIDLSSHIIKVFLTLKIENTGTSPVSEVLLAFPPTAVDHVALVKAAVTAGKRKKKTYLPLDVKPTAQPNAPNGAKFFSISLLNLLGKGETATLEVLYELTHSLEPFPAEISQSESQLVYYRDSALLLSPYYIKQQTTFIRTPSTKVESFTKLESTNRVGTELKYGPYSDRAPYSFSPIIVHFENNNPFAVVEELVREVEISHWGSLQITENYKLVHAGARHKGVFSRVEFQSRPAQSGVSSFKRILARLPPRVHSVYYRDNIGNISSSHLRTDYQKSELEIEPRYPLFGGWKATFVIGYVLPLQEFLFESSDGRRYLNFTFGCPLINTVVDKLTIKVVLPEGSKDPSVVTPFPVEQHLETKYSYLDVVGRTVVVLEKENVVPEHNSPFQVYYNFKPIFMLAEPLMLVIAFFLFFVASIAYMHIDLSLSK; from the exons ATGGCAGCTGAGCTCAGACTTGGAGGGGCAGCCCTAGTACTAGCCCTACTATTTTCGATCTCATCTCATTTCTCACTGCTCACCGTTTCGTGCTCCCCTCAGGACATCCAGATCCTCAACGCCGAGCGCAGA ATTGACTTGAGTTCTCACATAATTAAGGTCTTCTTAACACTCAAG ATTGAAAATACTGGGACTTCTCCTGTGTCTGAAGTACTCCTTGCATTTCCACCCACCGCGGTTGATCATGTAGCACTGGTTAAAGCAGCAGTCACTGctggaaaaagaaagaagaagactTATCTTCCCCTCGACGTGAAACCGACTGCACAACCCAACGCACCAAATGGGGCCAAATTTTTCAGTATATCCTTGCTCAATCTATTAGGCAAAGGTGAAACGGCAACACTAGAAGTGCTTTATGAATTGACCCATTCTCTTGAACCTTTCCCGGCAGAGATAAGCCAATCGGAATCTCAGTTGGTATACTACCGTGATAGTGCATTGTTATTGTCACCATACTACATTAAGCAACAGACAACTTTTATTAGGACTCCAAGTACTAAGGTGGAATCGTTCACCAAATTGGAGTCTACAAATCGTGTTGGTACAGAACTAAAGTACGGGCCATACAGTGATCGTGCCCCCTATTCGTTTTCTCCCATCATTGTTCATTTTGAGAATAACAATCCATTTGCTGTTGTTGAGGAGCTTGTGCGTGAAGTGGAGATATCTCACTGGGGCAGCCTTCAGATCACTGAGAATTATAAGCTGGTTCATGCTGGTGCTCGGCACAAAGGTGTTTTTTCAAG GGTTGAATTTCAATCAAGACCAGCTCAGAGTGGTGTCTCTTCATTTAAGAGGATTTTGGCAAGGCTACCACCTAGGGTTCACTCAGTCTACTACCGAGATAACATTGGGAACATCTCATCATCACATTTACGCACAGATTATCAGAAA TCAGAACTTGAAATTGAACCAAGGTATCCTTTGTTTGGAGGTTGGAAAGCTACTTTTGTCATTGGCTATGTGCTACCATTGCAAGAATTCCTTTTTGAATCATCTGACGGGAGGAGATACCTGAACTTCACTTTTGGTTGTCCTCTTATTAACACAGTTGTagacaagttgaccatcaag GTTGTGCTGCCAGAGGGATCAAAAGACCCATCTGTTGTTACTCCTTTTCCAGTAGAGCAGCACTTGGAG ACTAAATATTCATACCTTGATGTGGTTGGAAGGACTGTGGTAGTTCTTGAAAAGGAAAATGTGGTCCCTGAGCACAACTCTCCTTTCCAG GTTTACTACAACTTTAAGCCAATTTTCATGCTTGCAGAACCTCTAATGCTGGTAATAGCGTTCTTTTTGTTCTTCGTGGCCAGCATAGCTTACATGCACATAGATCTTTCCCTAAGCAAGTGA